Sequence from the Candidatus Binatia bacterium genome:
TTCGGGTGGCGGAAACGCCAGAGTCTTTCCCAGGCGGTAGACCGTCATTGGTTCATTCCCGTGGAAAACGGCGTCGCCGCGGTCTCCCCGGGCTCATCCTGTGCGGGTGCGCCCTTGGCGGCACCACGGCGACAGGGATTTGTAGCGGAGACTCTTAGCTCGTAAGTACGGCGCCGCAACCGCTTTCCGGGCGACTGCCCGTGCGCCGCAGCGCGTCGGCCAAAGCCGGCCAACGCAGGCCAATGCCGGCCGATGCGGGCCGATTCAGGAAGGAAGGCAGCAGGTCCAGCCCTTCGGTCCCCCTGGAGAACAATGAGCGCGACCACTTCGGGCGATCCCCGCCACCACTACCACGACCTGCGCGTGCGCCGCATCATCCGCGAGACCTCCGATGCGACCTCGATCGTGTTCGAGATCCCGGAGGCGCTGCGCACGATTTTCGAGTACCAGTCGGGACAATATCTGACGCTGCAGGTCCCGTTCGCGGGGAAGCACCTGTACCGCTGCTACTCGCTGGCAAGCTCGCCGGCCGTCGAAAACGAGCACAAGGTCACCGTCAAGCGCGTCGCCGACGGGCGCATCTCGAACTGGATCAACGAGAACCTGAAAGAGGGCGACACCGTCAAGGTACTGCCGCCGACGGGGCATTTCGTGCTCGGCGACACGGAGGCCGACCTGCTGCTGTTCGCCGGCGGCAGCGGCATCACCCCGGTGATCTCGATCCTGAAGACCGCGCTGGCCGGCTCGGCGCGACGCGTTCGCCTCGTCTACGCCAACCGTGACGAGGCATCGGTGATCTTTCGCGCCGAGATCGACGAGCTGGCTGGCCGCTATCCGGGGCGACTCCAGGTCGTGCACCGTCTCGACGTGCGCGAGGGGTTCATCGACGAGCCTGCCGTGCGCCGCCACTTCGAAGGGGCCGGCGTCAGCCACGTGTACATCTGCGGCCCGGGGCCGTTCATGGACACGGTCGAGAAGACGCTGCTCGCGGCAGGCGTGCCTGCTGGGGACATCCACATCGAGCGCTTCACTTCGCTGGCCAGCGAAGACGAGGTCGCCGGTGCCGGCGCCGGCCTGCGCCGGATCGAGCTCAGCCTGGACGGCGCACGCCAGACGATCGAGCTGCGCGAAGGCGAAACCATCCTGCACGCCGCCAAGCGTTGCGGCCTGGAGCCGCCGTCCTCGTGCGAGAGCGGATTCTGCGGGTGCTGCATGGCCAAGCTGCTGCGCGGCAAGGTCCACATGCTGCACAACGACTTCCTGAGTCAGGCCGAGCTCGACGAGGGCTGGGTGCTGACCTGCCAGTCCGTGCCCGACACCGACGACGTCAGCGTCGAATATCCGGATTGAACGCGCTGCGGGCTTGCCTCTGCCTGCGTCGCACTCCATAGGTCGCCGCCATGCGCAGAGCCTCCGCGCTCGTCCTTCTCGCCTACCTTTCGGCTTTCGTGCTGGCGCTGATTGCCGGCCGCGCAGTTGCCGGCTTCCATCCGGTAACGGTCGCGCTGGTGGCCGACTCTGCGGCGACCGTCGCCGTGTTCGCGTTCAGCGTGGCTTTCGACAACTCGAGCTTCTACGACCCGTACTGGAGCGTCGCCCCGCTGCCGATCGCATGGTACTGGACGACCGTCCCCCAGGCCGCCGGTGCGAACCCCGTGCGCCAGGCGCTCGTGCTGATCGCGCTGGGACTGTGGGGAGCGCGTCTTACGTGGAACTGGTACCGCCAGTGGCACGGCCTCGGCCACGAAGACTGGCGCTACGTCGACATCCGGGGCAAGGCCGGCAAAGCGTGGCCGCTGGCCAGTCTCGGCGGCGTGCACTTCTTCCCGACCCTGATCGTGTTCGCGGGCCTGCTGCCGGTGTGGTCGGCAACCACTTCGTCGGCACCGATCGGCGTCCTCGACCTGGCGGCCTTCACCGTCACGACCGGCGCGACGCTCATCGAAGCGGTGGCCGACCAGCAGCTTCGCTCGTGGCTCGACCGGCGCACGAGCCACGAAGAGATCATGGCGACCGGCCTGTGGAAGTACTCGCGGCATCCGAACTACTTCGGAGAAGTGTCGCTGTGGTGGGGCCTGGCCCTGTTCGGACTGGCCAGCGATCCTCACTTCTGGTCCGTCACCGGCGCGGTGGCGATGACGACGATGTTCGTGTTCGTCAGCATCCCGCTGCTCGACCGGCGCAGCGAGGAGCGCAGGCCGGGCTATCGCGAGCACATGAAGAAGGTTTCGGGGCTGGTTCCGCTGCCGCCGCGGGGCGCGTAAGTGCAGCACATCGAAGTAAAAAGGCATTTCCGCGCACCCGTCGCCGACGTCTGGGACCGCTACACCGACCACGCCGACTGGAAGAACTGGGCCGGCTTCAGCGACTCCTGGCTCGAGAAGGAAGGACGGCCCGACCGCAACGGCGTCGGCTGCATCCGCGTGCTGTCCTCGAACGGCGTCAAGGTCTACGAGCAGGTCGTCGAATGGGAGCCCGGACGGCGCTTCGCCTACCGCATCATCCGCGGCGGACTGCCGCTGAAGGACCACTACGGCGAGACGATGTTCGCACCCGATGGGGACGGCACGATGATCACGTGGCGCGTCCGCTTCGATTCGAGGATCCCCGGACTCGGCTGGCTGATGCGCCTCATCGTCGAGCGCATCTTTCGCAATGGACTGGACGGGCTGGCGAAGAAATACTTTCCGGAGCGCTGAGGATTGCTGCGGCAAACGACCAGCAGGAAACGACGTTGCTGAGACTGTACGACTTTCACGACTCCGGAAACGGCTACAAGGTGCGGCTGCTGCTCGGGCAGCTCGGCATCGCGTACGACTACGTCGAGGTGGACATCCTGTCCGGCAAGTCGCGCACGCCCGAATTCCTCGCCAGGAACATCAACGGGCGCATTCCGGTGCTCGAGCTGGAGGACGGACGCCACCTGTCCGAGTCGAATGCGATCCTGTTCTACCTCGCCGACGCAACGCCGTTTCTTCCCGAGGAGCGCTGGGAGCGCTCCCAGGTGTTCCAGTGGCTCTTCTTCGAGCAGTACAGCCACGAGCCCAACATCGCCACGTCGCGGTTCTGGCTGAGGCACACCGAGTTCGATTCGCACCGGCGCCGTCGCTACGCCGAAAAGATCAAGGACGGGATCGCGGCGCTCAAGGTGATGGAGCAGCACCTTTCGAAGAACGACTATTTCGTCGCGGGCCGCTACACGATCGCCGACATCGCGCTGTACGCGTACACCCACGTCGCCGATGAGGGCGGCTTCGACCTGAGCCCTTTTCCCGCGATCCGCGCGTGGCTCGAGAGAGTGCGGTCCCAGCCCGGCCACAAGCCGATCACGGCGCTGTAACCCCCGCTTCCTTCGGCATTCCGCCTCGGCCAGACTCCATTCCGGGGTAGCGCAACGGATGGCCGATCCGGAGCCTCGAGGAGAACAAGGTGTCCGACCAGGAACTTCGCCGCACGCTGATGGAGCTTCGACGCGAGCTCGCCAAAGTCGGCGACGTCGATGCCGATATGGAGGAGATGCTCTCCGGTATTCGCGCGGACATCGACGTCGTCATGGACCGGGCAGCGGCACACACGCTGGCCGAGCGCCTGACCGAGCGCCTGAGTGACGCCGTCGAGCGCTTCGAAGCCACCCACCCTCGCCTCGCGACCGCGATGGGCGCCGTCATCGACCAGCTCGCCAACATCGGCGTCTGACCTCTATGCGGATATGTAATGGGGTCAGGCACTATACGTATAGTGCCTGACCCCATTACATATCCGCATTACGCCCGACAGGAGCCCGACCATGGCCAAGTTCCCAACCGAGATCGAGGAATCCGTGACGGTCGCCGCGCCGCTCGAGCGCGTCTACGCGTACCTGTGGGACGTCGTCGGCTCGTCGCGCTGCATCCCCGGCCTCGACCGCTGCGAAAACATCGGGCCCGACACGTACCGATTCATCTACAAGGAGCGTTCCACCGGCCCGGTCAGCATGACGGTGCGCTACACGGCGCGCTATCGCGGCAACGGCACCGACGACATCAGCTTCGAGGGAATCTCGGCCAGCCAGGACAACACCGACGTGCGCGGCCAGCTTCGCCTGAGCGGCCAGGGCGACCAGACGCGCATCCTTCTCAAGCAGCGCTTCGCGCCCGACACGCCGGTGCCGTGGCTGCTGCAGTCGCTGATCCGCTCCTTCGTCGAAGCCGAGGCCGCCGGCGCGGCGCGCGATTACCTCGCCAACCTGAGAAGGGCTCTGGGCGCCGCCGGCCGCACGGCCGATGCGTGACGCGGCTCGATGAAAGCCTTCGTCACGGGAGCGACCGGGCTTCTCGGCAATAACCTCGTCCGCGCGCTCGAAGCCGGTGGGCACGAAGTTCGCGCCCTGGCTCGAAATGCCGCCAAGGCCGAGCGCGTGCTCCACGGAACGGCGGCGCGCGTGATCGTCGGCGACATGAAAAACGTCGCCGGTTTCGCGCCCGGGCTGGCCGGCTGCGACGCCGTCTTCCACACGGCCGCGTACTTTCGCGAAGCGTTCGAGCCCGGCTCCGATCAGGGCGAGCTCGACCGCATCAACATCGGCGCGACGATGGAGCTGCTCGATGCCGCCGACTCCGCGTCGGTGCCGTGCTTCGTGCACGTGAGCAGCGGCGGGACTATCGGCCGCAAGAGCGACGGCAGCGCCGGCGACGAGGACACGCCTCCGCTGCCGGTCCAGCGCGACAATCCGTATTTCCGAAGCAAGCTGAAAGGCGACGCAGCGATCGCTGCGTGGCGAAGCACGAGCGCCATCCGCATCGTCGAGATTCTCCCCGGCTGGATCTGGGGACCGTGGGACGCGGCTCCGACCGGCGCCGGCAAGCTCATCGCCGAATTCCTCGACCGCAAGATCCCGGCGAACATCGGCGGCGGAACTTCGATCGTCGATGCGCGCGACGTCGCGCTCGCGATGATCGCGGCGGCCTCCCGCGCGCTGGAATCCCGCAACGGCGTCGCGGCGGCGCCCGGCCAGGCGCCGCACCTCGACAAATACATCGTCGGTGGCCGCTTCCTGCCGATGCGCGACATCATGAAGCAGCTCGAGGCCGCGACCGGCGTGGCCGGGCCCCGCTACGAGATCCCGCACTACGTGCTGCTCGCATACGCGTACGGCTGCGAAGCCTGGGGACGGCTTACCGGCGGCGCACCGCTGGTGACGCCGACGGCAGTGCGCACGATGCACGCCAACATCAAGCTCGATTCGTCGAAAGCCGAGCGCGAGCTCGGGGTCCGCTTCCGCGATACGGCCGAAACGTGCCGCGACAGCGTCCACTGGCAGCGCGAGAATGCCGGGAGCGGAAACCGCCGGACGCAGCGTCCGGTTTGAATTTCCGCACCGCCCGCCCCAAAAGCCCGCGATCATGCCGTACGCCGCACCGAAAGGGATCGCCGATTTCCTTCGCCACCACTACCGGCACTTCAACTCTGCCGCGCTCGTGGACGCATCGCGCGCCTACGTCGATTTCGTCGATGCCGGCAACCACATGCTGCTGACGATGGCCGGTGCGATGAGCACGGCCGAGCTCGGCATCTCGGTGGCCGAGATGATCCGCCGCGGCAAGGTCCACGCGATCACCTGCACCGGCGCCAACCTCGAGGAAGACCTGTTCAACCTCGTCGCCCACGACCATTACGTGCGCGTGCCGCACTACCGCGAGCTCGCGCCGCACGAAGAAGTCGAGCTGCTCGAGCGCCACCTCAACCGCGTCACCGACACCTGCATCCCCGAAGAAGAAGCGATCCGCCGCCTCGAAGGCGCCGTGCTGGACGAGTGGATGGCCGCCGACAAGCGCGGCGAGCGGCTTTTCCCCCACGAATTCTTCTATCGCCTGATCGACACGGGCGTTCTCGAGAAGCACTTCCAGATCGATCCTTCCGACAGCTGGCTGGTCGCGGCCTGCCAGAAGAAGCTGCCGATCTTCGTCCCGGGCTGGGAAGACTCGACGCTCGGCAACATCTTCGCGTCCCACTGCATCCGCGGGACCGTCAAAAACGTGCACACCGTGCGCAGCGGCATCGAGTACATGATGTCGCTGTCCGAGTGGTACCAGAAGACGACCACGGACAAGTCGATCGGCTTCTTCCAGATCGGCGGCGGCATCGCCGGCGACTTCCCGATCTGCGTCGTGCCGATGATGCGCCAGGACCTCCAGCTCGAGCACATCAAGCTGTGGGGGTACTTCTGCCAGATCAGCGACTCGACCACGAGCTACGGTTCCTATTCGGGCGCCGTTCCCAACGAGAAGATCACCTGGGAAAAGCTCGGCGTCGACACGCCGCGTTTCGTCATCGAGTCGGACGCGACCATCGTCGCGCCGCTCGTGTTCGCGTACGTGCTCGAAAGCTCGCGCGCCTGAAGGTCCGGCGGATCGGCCTTCGCGGCCGCTCTGGCCACAGTAAGCGGGAAGCGCTATTTCCCGGGGGTTGACGGCGTCCCGCCGCCGCCGGGCCGGAAAACCGGAACAACGGGAACCGAGGAGAACATTTCGATGGCCGATACCAGCATCAAGACCGGCAGCGAGGAAGAAAGCAGGCGCGTCGCCGAAGAGTCGCGCGAACAGGAGTGGGCGGGCCGCGCCTTCATTCGCGAGCTTTACCTCGGCCAGTTCCCGCTCGACATCGTGCACCCGTTCCCCACCGCGGGCGTGAGAAACGCCGAGTACGCCGACTGGCACGCCAGGCTCGAGACTTTCCTGCGCGACGAAGTCGATGCGGCCGAGATCGATCGCACCGGCGAATACCCCGACCACGTGGTCGACGGCCTGCGCAAGCTCGGGGCCTTCGGCATCAAGATCCCGAAGAAGTACGGCGGCCTCGGCTTCTCGATCAGCGAGTACTGCGATGCGATGGCGCTGCTCGGCAGCTACGACAGCAACCTGGTCGCACTCCTGTCGGCACACCAGTCGATCGGCGTGCCGCAGCCGCTCAAGGACTTCGGCACCGAGGAGCAGAAGCAGAAATACCTCACCCGCTGCGCCAAGGGCGCCATCTCGGCGTTCGCGCTGACCGAGCCCAACGTCGGCTCGGATCCGTCCGCGCTGGCGACCACCTGCGAGAAGGACGGCGACTTCTGGGTGATCAACGGCGAGAAGCTCTGGTGCACCAACGGCACCATCGCCGAGTTGCTGGTCGTGATGGCGCGCGATCCCAAGACCAAGAAGATCAGCGCCTTCATCGTCGAGGCCGACACGCCCGGCGTCAAGGTCGCGCACCGCTGCCGGTTCATGGGGCTCAAGGCGCTGGCCAACGGCATCATCTCGTTCCAGGACGTGCGCGTGCCGAAGGAAAACCTGATCGGAGGCGAGGGCCAGGGCCTGAAGATCGCGCTGACCACGCTCAATACCGGGCGTCTTTCGCTCCCGGCCGCGTGCGTGGGTTCGGCCAAGCGCTGCCTCGAGATCGTCAAGGGCTGGTCCGCGGCGCGCTCTCAGTGGGGACTTCCGATCTGGAAGCACGAGGCGATCTCCAACATGATCGCCGAGATCGCCGCCGACACGTTCGCGATGGAATCGATCGCGAAAATCACCGCGAACATGGCCGAGCGCGGCGGCTACGACATCCGCCTGGAAGCCGCTGCTGCCAAGGAATGGAACAGCGTCACCAACTGGAAGATCCTCGACACGACGCTGCAGATCCGCGGCGGTCGCGGCTACGAGAACGAGACGTCGCTGCGCGAGCGCGGCGAGACCGGGCTCGGCGTCGAGCGCATGATGCGCGACAACCGCATCAACCTGATCTTCGAAGGATCGAGCGAGGTCATGCACCTGTTCATGGCCCGCGAGGCCGTCGACAAGCACCTTCAGGTAGCGGGCGCGATGATCGACCCGAAGGCCACGATGTCCACCAAGTTGGCGGCGATCCCGGGAATGGCCGCGTTTTACGCCGCCTGGTACCCGCCGCTGTGGCTCAAGGGGCTGCAAACGCCGTTCCTGTTCGGCGACTGGGGCTCGCTTGCCGGACACATGCGCTTCGTCGAACGCAGCGCCCGCAAGCTGGCGCGCTCGAGCTTTCACGCGATGGCGCTGTACCAGGCCAAGATGGAAAGGAAGCAGGCCTTCCTGTTCCGCACGGTCGACGTCGTCATGGAGCTGTTCGCGATGTCGGTCGTGTGCGCCAGGGCCAGGCAGATGAAGGAGTCCGGCGATGCCAACGCCGCCGAGGCGCTGCGCCTGGCCGACCTCTTCTGCGGAATGTCGCGGCGCCGCGTGTCGGGCTCGTTCCGCACGCTGTGGCGCAACGACGATGCCGCTTCGGGCGCAGTGACGGCCCAGGTCATCTCGGGCGGCTACAACTGGCTCGCAAAGGACGGCGTGGTGGACCTTCACCTGCCGGACGATGCGTTCGAGCCGAAGTTCTTCAAGCAGCCGGCGTAAGCGGCTGCGCTCTTTCCGCAGCCTGCTGCAAGCCGGCGCGCATCAGCTTGCGGGCCCGCGTCGGCTCTCGGGCGCGCGTCGGCTCTCGGGCGCGCGTCAGTTCTCGGGCCCGCGTCGGCTCTCGGGCGCGCGTAGCTCTCGGGCGCGCGTCAGCTCTCGGGCGATGCCGCCTCGCAGTGCGGAATGCCGAAGTAGAGGGAAGCCGCACCTGCGCACACCGCCGAGACTGCGGCCGCGCCGCCTTCCGGCCTGGCGATGATGGGTGCTTTTCCAGGCATCGCCAGCACGCAGCCGTAGTCCCCGCTCTCGTTCGTCTGCAGCTTCTCGTCGACCGGCTTGCCGTCGACGACGAGAGTGATCGAGTCCGACTGCACCGACCTCAGCACAACGCCACGCGCTCCGAGACATTCGACCAGCTCGGAAGCGGCGGCGTTCATCTGGTCCACCAGCGCGGCGATCTTCTCGTCGGCGTTCGCCTGGGTCAGCGTAAACCCCGGCAGGAACAGCACGAGCGTGGGCCCGCGCACTTCGATGCCGGATGCCGCGGCGATCGAGAAGCCGCCGGCCGGCCGCGCCGCCGCCGCCGGCAGCGAGCGGGGGTGCGTCGAGCACGACGCCGCGGCAAGCGCAGCCAGGCTGGCCAGCGCGCAGATGCGCAGCAAGAGCATGGTGCGACTATGAGGCCCGCGCGTCAGCCTCTCAAGCGCGGGAGCAAATCCGCGTCACCGGCTGCTGCACCAACGGCGACGTTCAGGATGCGAAGGCACCACATATCCAGGAAACGACCGCCGACCCGAATGCGAATCTACGCGCCGGCGCACCTCTTCAGCTCGTCGATCGCCTCGACGAACGCCGTCGAGATCGAGCCGACCTCCTGCGCCAGCGACGGACACGTGACGACACCGATGTCGATGGCATCCTGGTAGCTGAACACCGTGACGTTGAGGGCGGCACCTTCGAGAATGGGCCCGAGCGGATAGACCGCGAGCACTCGCGCGCCGCCGGCGAAAAAAGGAAACGGCGGCCCGGGAACGTTCGAGATCACCAGGTTGTGCACCGGCGCATGGCGCTCTGCCATCTTCAGCGCCGAGTAAAGCTGCATCGCCTGCGCGAACAGCAGCGGCGGCAGCAGCTCCACCCATTCGCCCAGCAGGTTGGCGCCCATCGACGCCATGATTTTCTTGGCGGCTGCCGTGCTCGCGGCGATCTCGCGCACGACGCCGAGCGAATCCTCGATGTGCACCGGAAGCCCGATGAACATCGCCGACACGCGATTGAAGCTCGATGCTTCTTCTCCCGCGCGGCGCGCGGACACGGGCACCGAGGCCACCAGGGGCCGGTCGGGAAGTACGCCGGCCTCGTCGAGGCGGCGGCGCAGCGCAATCGTGCAGGCGGCGAGCACGACGTCGTTGACCGTCGCGCCGAAGGCCGTGCGCAGCAATTTGACGTCGGCCAGCGACGCGCGTGCGAACGACACGGCGCGGCGCGGCGTCAGCGCATGGCTGAACGGTGTCGCGGGCGCAGCCATCGGCAGCGTGATGTTTGCATCCGCCGACAACGAGACGATCGCTTCGGCCGCCGACACCAGGGTCTCGCGCACGACGGCGGCCGCGCGCGCCGGATCACCCACGCGAGCAGCGATCGACGCGGCGGCGAGCTGGAACAGCGACGGCGTCGCTTCGTCCTCGCCGTACCCTTCCGGATGAAGCTCCCGCGGCGGCGCCACCGGTTCCAGATCGTAGATCTCCCGCAGCATCTGCGCACCGGAGACGCCGTCGACGATGCAGTGGTGCACCTTGGCGAGGATCGCCATGCGCCCGCCTTCGAGTCCTTCGAGAAGACAGAACTGCCAGAGCGGTCGGTCGCGTCGCAGGGGCTCGCTTGCGTAGTGGCCGACGAATTCTTCGAACTGCTGCTGGCTGCCCGGCTCGGGCAGCGTGGCGCGGATGATGTGGCTGGCGAGCTCGACGCGTGCGTCGATCCACGCAGGATGGTCGAGGCCGAACGGGAATTGGACGAGACGGCGACGAAAGCCTGGAAGCGCGACCAGGCGCCGCACGAACTCGGCGCGCATCGCATCGAAATCGTAGCCGCCCGGAATCGTCGATGGATCGACGACGGTCACGCCGACCCCATGCATGTGCTGGGCCGGCGTTTCCATGTACAGGAAAGCGGCGTCCACGCCGGACAGTCGCTGCATCGCAGGCTCCTGCCGCGCGACTCCCCTCCGGCGGCGGCGCAACGCTACGCCCGGGGCGGGGCTTAGAGAAACGGGGCGGCTCTCGGCGGGAGGTGTTCCCATCCGGGGACCGAGCGTTGTATTGGAAGTGTGGATGGGGACAGGCACCAGGCGCTGCGGCGTCGGGGAAACATGCAGCGACGTCCCTGCGCCCGGTGCCAGTCCCCTGGCCTGTTCCCAAGTCAGTCGCCGCCAAGTCCGTCGCCGAAGGAGAACCCGCGATGCCGTACGCTGAAGGCCGCACGATTCACGACGCCGACTCCCACATCGTCGAAACTCCCGACTGGCTCGATCCTTTTCTTTCGCGCGAAGTGCGCGAGCGGATGCCGAAGCTCGGTCTTTCGGCCGTGCGACCCGGCGAGCACAAGCTGATCGAGGTCGCCAGGCGCAATCACGCAGATGCGGCCTACCGCGATCTTGACGAAGAGCAGATCATGCTGCGCAAGAACTGGAGCGCGACCGGCTCTTTCCTGAAGGAAGATCGACCGCGCGCGCTCGATCTTCTCGGCTTCGCGAGCCAGCTCGTCTTCAACACCTTCCTCAACAAGTACCTCGCGGCGCTCGAGCAGAGGGACGATCCTCGGCTCGCGTACGAAGTGGCCGCCGGCCACAACCGTGCGATGGTCGATTTCTGTTCGGCCGATCCGCGCCTGCTCGCAACCTGCTACGTTCCGCTCGCCGATTTCGAGATGTCGGCTCGCGCCGCAGCCGGTGCGATCGCGATGGGAGCGCGCGCGCTGCTCGTGCCGTCGCAGTGTCCGCGCACTCATTCGCCGAGCCACACCGGACTTTTTCCGGTGTGGGACCAGGCCGCCGAAGCCGGCATTCCGATTCTTTTCCACGTCGGCGGAGGCGGCGAGCTGCTGGCGCCGAAGTATTTCGACAACGGGCTCCCGCCGATTCCCGACTTCCACGGCGGCGACGAAAATTTCCGTTCCGTCGACTACATGGCCATTGCGGCGCCGCCCGCGCAGACGCTGGCGACGCTGATCTTCGACCGCGTGCTCGACCGCCATCCGCACCTGATGTGGGGCGTCATCGAGCAGGGCGCGTCCTGGGTGCCCGGCTGGATGCGCATGATGGATTCGGCCGTCGCGGCGTTCTCGAAGATGGAAGAGCGACTGCGCAGGCTCTCCGGCACCCCGAGCGAAATCGTCCGGCGCCAGGTTCGCGTCACGCCGTATCCGTCGGAAGACGTGGGCTGGATCATCGAGCAGGCAGGCGAGGAAGTGTGCCTGTTCTCCAGCGACTACCCGCACGTCGAAGGCGGGCGCAACCCGATACGCCGCTTCGAGAACACGATGCGGGGACTCGCCGCAGCGCCGGTCGAACGATTCTATCGAACGAATTTCGAGAGCCTGATGGGAAGCGCGCTGGCGCAGTGACCGTCGATGCCGGCCGCTCCGGGTGCGCGCTTGTGCGTGCGCGCCGTGCACTTGCGCGCACGCGCGGTCCTCGGCTCACGGCTCGACGACGATCTTCGCGTGCTTCTCGGGGTTTTTCAGGTCCTCGAATGCCTGCGGCACTCCCTCCAGTGCGATGCGCCCGGTGACCAGCGGCGCGACGTCGATGCGTCCTTCGGCGATGTGGCCGAGCGTGGCGGTGAACTCTTCGGGCGTGTAGGCGAGCACGAAGCGAAGCTGAAGCTCCTTGTTGATCGCGAGCACCGGCTCGATCTCGTCGCGCTCCATGCACACTCCGACGACGACGATGCGCGCCTTGCGCATCGCCTTCTCGAAGATCTGCGCGATGACGCCGGGCACGCCGACGCACTCGAAGACGACGCCGGGCCGAAGCTGGGGGCCGAGCCCGATCATCGTCATCGCGTCGTGGGGATCGACGCCGTGCGGATTGGCGAGGTCTTCCCACCGCTTCCACGGGGAATCGGCGGCGGGATCGATGACGACGTCGGCGCCCATCTTCGAAGCCAGCGCGCGGCGCGCCGGCGAAAAATCCGAAGCGATGATCGGCGATGCACCCGCGAGCTTCAGCGCCGCGATCACGGCAAGGCCGATCGGGCCGCATCCGATGACGAGCGGAACGTCGTCGGGCGTCATCACCGCCGCGGCCACGGCGTGAAGTCCCACGGCCATCGGCTCGGTCAGCGCGGCATGGTGCGGCGCCAGGCCGTTGGGCACCGGCAGCAGCAGCATCTCCTGCAGCAGCATCCGCTCGCCGAATCCGCCGGGGAAGTCGTTCGAGTAGCCGACCGTCGACAGTCCGGAGGCGCCGAGAGTGACCGGCATCGCGCAGACCGTCTGGCCTGCGGGATAAGGTTTGGAAGAGCCTGCCGCGAACTCGAGAATCTCGGCGCAGAACTCGTGACCCATCACGATGTCGCGCGCCGGATCGACGCGGAACGGGGAGCCCGAACGGCTGGCGCTCTCGACCATGCGGTCCAGGTGCGACAGCGCATGAAGGTCCGAGCCGCAGATCCCGCAGGCCAGCGTCCGCACGAGCGCAGTACCGGGGGAAGGAACCGGATCCGGAACATCGCCCAGAACCAGGCGCGAGCTGCGGCGAACGACGGCCTTCACGATGAACCGCTGGATACGCGGAGATGGGGACCGGCACCAGCCCGTTGGTGCCTGACCCCATTCCTCTGGTGCCTGACCCCATTACACCCATGACAT
This genomic interval carries:
- a CDS encoding SRPBCC family protein; the encoded protein is MAKFPTEIEESVTVAAPLERVYAYLWDVVGSSRCIPGLDRCENIGPDTYRFIYKERSTGPVSMTVRYTARYRGNGTDDISFEGISASQDNTDVRGQLRLSGQGDQTRILLKQRFAPDTPVPWLLQSLIRSFVEAEAAGAARDYLANLRRALGAAGRTADA
- a CDS encoding glutathione S-transferase family protein encodes the protein MLRLYDFHDSGNGYKVRLLLGQLGIAYDYVEVDILSGKSRTPEFLARNINGRIPVLELEDGRHLSESNAILFYLADATPFLPEERWERSQVFQWLFFEQYSHEPNIATSRFWLRHTEFDSHRRRRYAEKIKDGIAALKVMEQHLSKNDYFVAGRYTIADIALYAYTHVADEGGFDLSPFPAIRAWLERVRSQPGHKPITAL
- a CDS encoding NAD-dependent epimerase/dehydratase family protein; translated protein: MKAFVTGATGLLGNNLVRALEAGGHEVRALARNAAKAERVLHGTAARVIVGDMKNVAGFAPGLAGCDAVFHTAAYFREAFEPGSDQGELDRINIGATMELLDAADSASVPCFVHVSSGGTIGRKSDGSAGDEDTPPLPVQRDNPYFRSKLKGDAAIAAWRSTSAIRIVEILPGWIWGPWDAAPTGAGKLIAEFLDRKIPANIGGGTSIVDARDVALAMIAAASRALESRNGVAAAPGQAPHLDKYIVGGRFLPMRDIMKQLEAATGVAGPRYEIPHYVLLAYAYGCEAWGRLTGGAPLVTPTAVRTMHANIKLDSSKAERELGVRFRDTAETCRDSVHWQRENAGSGNRRTQRPV
- a CDS encoding DUF4404 family protein, which gives rise to MSDQELRRTLMELRRELAKVGDVDADMEEMLSGIRADIDVVMDRAAAHTLAERLTERLSDAVERFEATHPRLATAMGAVIDQLANIGV
- a CDS encoding SRPBCC family protein gives rise to the protein MQHIEVKRHFRAPVADVWDRYTDHADWKNWAGFSDSWLEKEGRPDRNGVGCIRVLSSNGVKVYEQVVEWEPGRRFAYRIIRGGLPLKDHYGETMFAPDGDGTMITWRVRFDSRIPGLGWLMRLIVERIFRNGLDGLAKKYFPER
- a CDS encoding DUF1295 domain-containing protein: MRRASALVLLAYLSAFVLALIAGRAVAGFHPVTVALVADSAATVAVFAFSVAFDNSSFYDPYWSVAPLPIAWYWTTVPQAAGANPVRQALVLIALGLWGARLTWNWYRQWHGLGHEDWRYVDIRGKAGKAWPLASLGGVHFFPTLIVFAGLLPVWSATTSSAPIGVLDLAAFTVTTGATLIEAVADQQLRSWLDRRTSHEEIMATGLWKYSRHPNYFGEVSLWWGLALFGLASDPHFWSVTGAVAMTTMFVFVSIPLLDRRSEERRPGYREHMKKVSGLVPLPPRGA
- a CDS encoding ferredoxin--NADP reductase; its protein translation is MSATTSGDPRHHYHDLRVRRIIRETSDATSIVFEIPEALRTIFEYQSGQYLTLQVPFAGKHLYRCYSLASSPAVENEHKVTVKRVADGRISNWINENLKEGDTVKVLPPTGHFVLGDTEADLLLFAGGSGITPVISILKTALAGSARRVRLVYANRDEASVIFRAEIDELAGRYPGRLQVVHRLDVREGFIDEPAVRRHFEGAGVSHVYICGPGPFMDTVEKTLLAAGVPAGDIHIERFTSLASEDEVAGAGAGLRRIELSLDGARQTIELREGETILHAAKRCGLEPPSSCESGFCGCCMAKLLRGKVHMLHNDFLSQAELDEGWVLTCQSVPDTDDVSVEYPD
- a CDS encoding deoxyhypusine synthase family protein, with amino-acid sequence MPYAAPKGIADFLRHHYRHFNSAALVDASRAYVDFVDAGNHMLLTMAGAMSTAELGISVAEMIRRGKVHAITCTGANLEEDLFNLVAHDHYVRVPHYRELAPHEEVELLERHLNRVTDTCIPEEEAIRRLEGAVLDEWMAADKRGERLFPHEFFYRLIDTGVLEKHFQIDPSDSWLVAACQKKLPIFVPGWEDSTLGNIFASHCIRGTVKNVHTVRSGIEYMMSLSEWYQKTTTDKSIGFFQIGGGIAGDFPICVVPMMRQDLQLEHIKLWGYFCQISDSTTSYGSYSGAVPNEKITWEKLGVDTPRFVIESDATIVAPLVFAYVLESSRA